One window from the genome of Gimesia aquarii encodes:
- the crcB gene encoding fluoride efflux transporter CrcB, whose amino-acid sequence MSQLLAVGLGGFVGAVARYSITEFLAKKFPGSFPVGTLVVNVAGCLVIGILMAIVTHKQQVHPSIRLHEHVSLFLISGFLGSLTTFSTFGYHTVSLLRNSEVNHAFLNITGNLIVGLFAVWLGWSSVVFWLEK is encoded by the coding sequence GTGTCACAATTGCTGGCTGTCGGATTAGGTGGATTCGTCGGAGCTGTTGCGCGATATAGCATTACGGAATTTTTAGCAAAGAAATTTCCGGGAAGCTTTCCTGTAGGAACCCTTGTTGTAAATGTAGCAGGTTGTCTTGTGATTGGCATTTTGATGGCCATCGTGACTCATAAACAACAAGTTCATCCTTCGATTCGACTGCACGAACATGTCAGCCTATTTTTGATTTCGGGTTTCTTGGGCTCGTTAACTACTTTTTCGACTTTTGGATATCACACAGTAAGTCTGTTAAGAAATTCCGAAGTGAATCATGCTTTTCTCAATATCACGGGAAATTTAATCGTCGGTCTCTTTGCGGTCTGGCTGGGTTGGTCTTCGGTCGTCTTCTGGTTGGAAAAGTAG
- a CDS encoding TIGR03546 family protein has product MSYWLRPLRFLASALSGACSTHQLALGFSMGMVIGLVPKENLTAVILLFILAGSKVNLCSASLSTVLFSWLALVLDPLSHLIGRSVLLAEPLQDFWHSFYEVPLMPWTDFNNTIVMGSLILGLFLFYPTYRISKPQFEKYTPLVSQKLKKYRIVQILWGTEISAITGEVA; this is encoded by the coding sequence ATGTCCTATTGGCTTCGACCTCTGCGTTTTCTCGCTAGTGCTCTCAGTGGTGCATGTTCTACCCATCAATTAGCACTCGGGTTCAGTATGGGAATGGTAATTGGCCTCGTCCCCAAAGAGAATTTGACAGCAGTCATTTTGCTCTTCATCCTGGCTGGATCAAAAGTCAATCTCTGCTCTGCATCATTATCAACAGTTCTTTTTTCCTGGCTGGCTTTAGTACTCGACCCACTGAGTCATCTGATTGGACGCAGCGTTCTTCTGGCTGAACCATTACAGGATTTTTGGCACTCATTTTATGAAGTACCTCTGATGCCTTGGACAGACTTCAATAATACCATTGTGATGGGCAGTCTGATTCTGGGACTTTTCTTATTCTATCCCACTTATCGCATTTCGAAGCCTCAGTTTGAAAAATATACTCCGTTGGTTTCTCAGAAATTAAAGAAATATCGAATCGTTCAAATTCTCTGGGGCACTGAAATCAGTGCGATTACGGGGGAAGTCGCATGA
- a CDS encoding TIGR03545 family protein, translated as MRWNYLLPRFTIAAIIWFFFAFAFDPLVRSSLVSLGQKVTGTKVDVFGLQTGFFPPSIKTGPVTIASHSNEQRNLVRFDQIEMKLAGKPLMHRNLIVEEVTVSGMEFDAPRTTSGKLSETTPGQSETRFHFDTNPFRKTSKELGKSWLSSLTSSLTEQLDPNRLETVRVSKIVQQEWKQRFSQYETRLQQIKLEADSVQNKVKTAGGKTLNKIKTYAQSAERVDQLIKEGKQIRNELKLLPQIAQQDYQRIEEAKERDLTNLDQMLESISPDPHKILHALLGEELSRQLNQVSGWSNMILQTVRTLQDEQEPDRSQGEWIDFRRDTSLPQVLFKKIRLTGAVRVNQQKYSFVGMIKDLSCSPKLYQEPITIQAQIEAEANIKMAGDLKFYQESPTHEFVVLVKLPHQKKITLENSETLSLFLIADQTECKSHISFREEDFQCRLEFKQTPVRFQLSSPKTNHQAIRSILEHSLASIDSISATLNYSGSYENPELKIESELGQKIAEGLNMALEAEFNRQKQEKALKIEHLASQEREKLIQKLNGQYSEIIAHLEEQESKVQAVIQKVSNRPLDIRQLLR; from the coding sequence ATGAGATGGAATTACTTGCTACCTCGTTTCACAATTGCTGCCATAATCTGGTTCTTTTTTGCTTTTGCATTCGATCCTCTTGTACGAAGTAGTCTGGTCAGTTTGGGACAAAAGGTAACTGGTACGAAAGTAGATGTCTTCGGTTTACAAACAGGTTTCTTTCCTCCTTCAATCAAAACGGGCCCGGTTACGATCGCCAGTCATTCTAACGAACAACGCAACCTTGTTCGATTCGATCAGATCGAAATGAAACTTGCCGGCAAGCCACTTATGCATCGAAACCTGATCGTCGAAGAAGTGACAGTCTCTGGTATGGAGTTTGACGCGCCTCGAACGACATCAGGAAAACTCTCAGAGACGACACCAGGCCAGTCGGAAACCAGATTCCATTTTGACACTAATCCGTTTCGTAAAACTTCAAAAGAACTGGGGAAATCCTGGTTGAGTAGTCTGACGAGTTCACTCACCGAACAACTGGACCCCAATCGCCTGGAAACAGTGCGCGTTTCCAAAATCGTTCAACAAGAATGGAAACAACGTTTTTCACAATACGAAACACGGCTTCAACAGATTAAGCTGGAAGCGGATTCGGTACAAAATAAAGTAAAAACTGCAGGTGGCAAGACGTTAAATAAAATCAAGACTTATGCCCAATCAGCCGAGCGAGTGGATCAACTTATCAAGGAAGGCAAGCAAATTCGCAATGAGTTGAAATTGCTTCCTCAAATTGCACAGCAGGATTACCAACGTATTGAAGAAGCGAAAGAGCGAGATCTGACAAACCTTGATCAGATGTTGGAGTCTATTTCACCCGATCCACACAAGATCTTACATGCATTACTCGGTGAGGAATTATCCCGGCAACTAAATCAAGTATCGGGTTGGTCGAATATGATTCTCCAAACCGTCAGAACTCTGCAGGATGAACAGGAACCAGATCGCTCTCAGGGAGAATGGATTGATTTTCGACGTGATACCAGTTTACCACAAGTTCTGTTTAAAAAAATTCGACTAACAGGTGCTGTGCGAGTGAATCAACAGAAATATTCATTTGTTGGAATGATCAAAGACCTTTCCTGCTCTCCAAAACTATATCAAGAACCAATCACAATCCAGGCACAGATCGAGGCCGAAGCCAATATCAAAATGGCAGGAGATCTTAAGTTTTATCAAGAATCACCCACACACGAATTTGTTGTGTTAGTCAAACTTCCTCATCAGAAAAAGATCACTCTCGAAAATTCAGAAACGCTTTCACTTTTTCTGATTGCGGATCAGACAGAATGTAAATCCCACATTTCATTTAGAGAAGAGGACTTCCAATGTCGTCTGGAATTTAAACAGACGCCGGTTCGTTTTCAGCTTTCCAGTCCCAAAACCAACCATCAGGCAATAAGGAGCATCCTGGAACATTCTTTAGCTTCCATCGATTCTATTTCTGCTACGTTGAATTATTCTGGTTCTTATGAAAATCCAGAATTGAAAATTGAGTCTGAGTTAGGGCAGAAAATCGCCGAAGGTTTGAATATGGCGTTAGAAGCTGAATTCAATCGACAAAAGCAAGAAAAGGCACTGAAAATTGAGCACTTAGCGAGTCAGGAACGAGAGAAACTGATCCAAAAACTCAATGGACAATATTCTGAAATCATCGCTCATTTGGAAGAGCAGGAATCGAAAGTGCAAGCCGTCATCCAAAAAGTATCAAATCGTCCTTTGGATATCCGCCAGCTGCTGCGTTAA
- a CDS encoding M24 family metallopeptidase, whose amino-acid sequence MTIVAVNAHAPISSGEIPTTDPRRAIDVDQKQQQVFELLEKNQLDALLLQLPDNISWFTTGADLSRPGSTESIAAVFVTSDARLVACNNVDADQIFDRAIPGLGFQVKSRPWYEPLSKLINDLCKGRKVASDTGIDQTLNISEQLKSLRFPFTELEGERIREVGKLVAHAVEATARSVERGATEQEIAGSLSHRLLKRGVTPKRLQVMADGQSIRYRHWGFGEDRLERYCIISAVGSQNGLHAAATRTVSLGKPPSSFIKSHHLALLMQATGMYFSKPDWALFDTWKRVKRIYEKYDCPDEWQHADQADIIGYLPAETSILLNSEFKLKTGTAAFWHPSVGPAMTGDTILVEEDNTILITPMEQWPTAKIMVKEHQIALPDILILPD is encoded by the coding sequence ATGACTATCGTGGCAGTAAATGCTCATGCCCCCATCTCTTCAGGAGAAATACCCACGACAGACCCAAGACGTGCGATTGACGTAGACCAGAAGCAGCAACAAGTTTTCGAACTTCTGGAAAAGAATCAGCTTGATGCGTTACTCTTGCAGTTGCCTGATAATATTTCCTGGTTTACAACAGGCGCAGATTTATCCCGTCCTGGCTCGACTGAGAGTATCGCAGCGGTATTTGTTACTTCAGATGCAAGGCTAGTCGCCTGCAATAATGTGGATGCCGATCAAATTTTTGATCGCGCAATTCCCGGCCTAGGTTTCCAGGTAAAATCCAGACCATGGTATGAGCCCTTATCGAAATTAATAAATGACCTTTGTAAGGGAAGAAAAGTCGCCAGCGATACGGGAATCGATCAGACATTGAATATTTCTGAGCAATTAAAATCCCTGCGGTTTCCGTTTACTGAGCTGGAAGGCGAGCGCATTCGCGAAGTGGGGAAACTGGTTGCACATGCAGTGGAGGCGACGGCGAGAAGTGTGGAACGCGGTGCTACAGAACAGGAAATCGCCGGTTCGCTCTCTCATCGACTACTAAAACGTGGTGTCACTCCCAAACGCTTGCAGGTCATGGCTGATGGCCAAAGTATTCGTTATCGTCATTGGGGCTTTGGTGAAGATCGCCTGGAGCGATATTGTATTATCTCTGCCGTTGGTTCTCAAAATGGCTTACATGCCGCAGCGACAAGAACTGTTTCATTGGGAAAGCCGCCATCCAGCTTTATCAAGTCGCATCATCTGGCGTTATTAATGCAAGCGACCGGCATGTATTTTTCCAAACCCGATTGGGCATTATTTGATACTTGGAAACGAGTAAAGCGAATCTATGAAAAATATGACTGTCCCGATGAATGGCAGCACGCCGATCAGGCAGATATTATTGGATATTTGCCTGCAGAAACATCGATTCTCCTTAATAGCGAGTTTAAATTGAAAACTGGCACGGCTGCGTTCTGGCATCCTTCAGTAGGGCCGGCGATGACCGGGGATACGATTCTTGTTGAAGAGGATAATACCATCCTGATAACGCCGATGGAGCAATGGCCGACCGCAAAAATTATGGTGAAAGAACATCAAATTGCTTTGCCTGATATTTTGATCCTGCCAGACTAA
- a CDS encoding cation diffusion facilitator family transporter, producing the protein MVASDPPDNSSSLTQTPVLDVFPERLELSEDVSRLRRRRTARLIKVSWMGISVRLFVIVMEFTGLWFLGHSVLLVDALASSADVLTSFAILFAIRLAERPPDDDHPFGHGRYEPLAGFQLGLLILVVGAGTFAYQLFAAISHAQSEIIGWVSWMIPLFAAILLEITCRVVLKMAKQEKSSAMIAEAYHYRVDAITSLVAAFGLVIASQISEYGHLIDHLTAMILAVIMIYLGWIAARENLNELTDKIPHQNYFDQVKLSALKVEGVLDVEKVRIQAAGPDAHVDIDIEVNPNETVAEAHLMAQRVRHQIQLDWPNVREVVVHVEPYYEADH; encoded by the coding sequence ATGGTTGCTTCTGATCCCCCAGATAATTCCAGCTCTCTCACTCAAACCCCCGTATTGGACGTGTTCCCGGAACGCTTAGAACTATCAGAAGATGTTTCTCGTCTCCGTCGAAGGAGAACAGCCAGACTCATCAAAGTTTCCTGGATGGGGATTTCTGTTCGTTTGTTTGTAATTGTCATGGAGTTTACGGGGCTTTGGTTTCTGGGGCATTCTGTTCTACTCGTAGATGCACTGGCGAGTAGTGCCGATGTTTTGACATCATTCGCTATTTTATTCGCGATTCGTCTAGCAGAGCGCCCACCTGATGATGATCATCCTTTTGGTCATGGTCGCTATGAACCTCTGGCAGGCTTTCAATTAGGCTTGCTGATTCTAGTGGTGGGGGCAGGCACTTTTGCCTATCAATTGTTCGCCGCAATCAGTCATGCCCAATCTGAAATTATAGGCTGGGTCAGTTGGATGATTCCCTTGTTTGCCGCGATTTTGCTGGAGATCACTTGTCGTGTTGTTTTGAAAATGGCGAAACAGGAAAAAAGCTCAGCGATGATAGCAGAAGCATATCACTATCGTGTTGATGCGATTACGAGTCTGGTGGCTGCCTTCGGTTTGGTTATCGCCAGCCAGATTTCTGAGTATGGCCATTTAATTGATCATCTCACTGCGATGATTCTTGCAGTCATCATGATTTATTTGGGGTGGATTGCTGCCAGAGAAAATCTTAATGAACTGACAGACAAGATTCCTCATCAAAATTATTTCGATCAGGTCAAGCTATCAGCATTAAAAGTAGAAGGTGTTCTAGATGTGGAAAAGGTGAGAATCCAGGCAGCAGGACCTGATGCACATGTAGATATAGATATCGAAGTCAATCCTAACGAAACGGTCGCTGAAGCTCACTTAATGGCACAACGAGTACGCCACCAGATCCAACTCGATTGGCCTAATGTGAGAGAAGTAGTTGTACACGTAGAGCCCTATTACGAAGCAGATCATTAG
- a CDS encoding porin — MRIKKYSQWIVFGVIICMPGVVFGQQNQLENAFSYDSAFEFEEDQSVYQPVSLDYVDTSCDTTDEAGTCCVDELCLPECQCCNFLEQFLMSRSPLYPSMNSQRIRVGGWLDQGFTGNFQKPSNNFNLPVTFNDRSNEYQMNQLYLFMEREVDFGGDELDWGFRADILYGTDYFFTTAIGLETNSDGSAHWNSANGPRRSGGNTFAMYGVALPQLYAELYIPWLSGVSIKAGHFYTPIGYEKVTAPDNFFYSHSYSMQYGEPFTHTGILSTFQVSDQLQLLAGIARGWDAWEDPNDDAELLAGIGWVSSDQATNVNLALSSGDQDTNVDASANRTIISFVLSHQFNDCLTYVFQSDFGIQDNGAINNQFQVVPAKWYSINQYLYYDVSDTLAWGARFEWFRDQDFSRVVQLAPPFASGGNYFELTVGANWKPHPCVTVRPELRFDWSDTSSPLLNVQGPYRNFQADYQVLLGGDVIIRF, encoded by the coding sequence CAATGGATTGTGTTTGGCGTCATTATATGTATGCCAGGAGTCGTTTTCGGACAGCAAAATCAACTAGAGAATGCGTTCTCTTATGACTCTGCGTTTGAGTTCGAAGAAGATCAAAGCGTATACCAACCTGTGTCATTAGACTATGTTGACACAAGCTGCGACACCACTGATGAAGCTGGAACCTGTTGTGTTGATGAATTATGCCTGCCGGAATGCCAGTGCTGTAATTTCCTCGAGCAGTTCCTTATGAGTCGTTCACCACTATACCCTTCGATGAATTCTCAGAGAATCAGAGTAGGTGGCTGGCTCGACCAGGGATTTACAGGCAACTTTCAGAAACCATCAAACAATTTCAATCTACCTGTCACTTTTAATGACCGCTCCAACGAATATCAGATGAACCAGCTTTATCTGTTTATGGAACGTGAAGTTGACTTTGGAGGGGATGAACTGGATTGGGGTTTCCGCGCCGACATCCTTTATGGTACCGACTATTTCTTCACTACCGCAATCGGGCTCGAAACGAACAGTGATGGCTCTGCTCACTGGAATAGCGCTAATGGTCCACGACGTAGCGGTGGCAATACATTTGCCATGTATGGTGTCGCACTTCCCCAATTGTATGCAGAACTTTATATTCCCTGGCTTTCGGGTGTGAGCATTAAAGCGGGGCACTTCTATACGCCAATTGGATATGAAAAAGTAACCGCACCCGACAACTTCTTTTATTCACATTCTTATTCCATGCAGTATGGCGAGCCATTTACCCACACCGGCATTTTGTCGACATTCCAGGTAAGCGATCAACTCCAATTGCTGGCTGGTATCGCCCGAGGTTGGGATGCCTGGGAAGATCCTAACGATGATGCGGAATTACTGGCGGGGATTGGCTGGGTCAGCAGTGATCAGGCAACAAACGTGAATCTCGCCTTATCTTCCGGTGATCAGGACACCAATGTCGATGCCAGTGCGAACCGTACAATAATCAGCTTTGTTTTGTCACACCAATTCAACGACTGCCTGACCTATGTGTTCCAGAGTGACTTCGGAATCCAGGACAATGGCGCAATCAATAATCAATTTCAAGTGGTCCCTGCGAAATGGTATTCAATTAATCAATACCTGTATTATGATGTATCTGATACATTAGCATGGGGAGCCCGATTTGAATGGTTCCGTGATCAGGATTTCTCTCGCGTCGTACAGTTAGCTCCCCCGTTTGCATCGGGTGGCAACTACTTTGAACTAACTGTGGGAGCGAACTGGAAACCTCACCCATGTGTCACAGTTCGTCCAGAGTTACGATTTGACTGGTCTGACACAAGTTCCCCTTTATTGAACGTACAAGGCCCCTACCGTAACTTCCAGGCTGACTATCAGGTCTTACTTGGTGGCGATGTAATCATTCGGTTCTAA